Proteins from a single region of Flavobacterium sp. K5-23:
- a CDS encoding heavy metal translocating P-type ATPase — MKFLDKNKHSSCCSIEEEVKPNEVLIHSEKLKSEHNNHNGHSHNTGDQSVFQLFLPAAISFILLGVALIFDNFWNQNWFTEWIRTTWYIVAYIPVGFPVLKEAFESARKGDLFSEFLLMSIATIGAFAIGEYPEGVAVMVFYAIGEIFQSLAVQRAKTNIKNLLDQRPDEVTILVNNDAKLIKAVDAKIGDIIQLKSGEKLGLDGVLLSDSATFNTAALTGESTPDTKMKDAVVLAGMININTVSLVRITTVYNDSKLSKILEMVQDATAKKAPTELFIRKFAKIYTPIVVFLAIGICLIPMLFVENYIFNDWLYRALIFLVISCPCALVISIPLGYFGGIGAASKNGILFKGATFLDTMAAVQIVVMDKTGTLTKGVFKVQKVVAVGIPEVDLVKYTAAIETKSTHPVGTAIVEYANGSEKTVTVTDVEEFVGLGIKGKVDGNEILAGSVKLMKKFNIGYDAEIDASPFTIIIVAINQKYVGYFLIADEIKEDAKEAIQSLHQLNIQTILLSGDKQAVVTAVAKELNIDQAFGDLLPEDKVRKLVALKKKNLIAFVGDGVNDAPVIALADAGIAMGGLGSDAAIETADIVIQNDQPTKIFTAINIGKQTKKIVWQNITMAFGVKAAVLILGAGGLATMWEAVFADVGVALLAILNAVRIQKMKF, encoded by the coding sequence ATGAAATTTTTAGATAAAAATAAACATAGTTCTTGCTGTTCCATAGAAGAGGAAGTAAAGCCAAATGAGGTTTTAATTCATTCTGAAAAATTGAAAAGTGAACATAATAACCATAACGGGCACAGTCACAATACTGGTGATCAAAGTGTTTTTCAACTTTTTTTACCTGCGGCAATAAGTTTCATTTTATTAGGAGTTGCATTGATTTTTGATAATTTTTGGAATCAAAATTGGTTTACAGAATGGATTAGAACGACTTGGTATATAGTTGCCTATATTCCAGTAGGGTTTCCGGTTTTGAAAGAAGCATTTGAAAGCGCACGTAAGGGAGATTTGTTTTCGGAGTTTTTATTGATGAGCATCGCTACAATAGGGGCATTTGCCATTGGTGAATATCCTGAGGGCGTTGCCGTAATGGTATTTTATGCCATTGGTGAAATATTTCAGAGTTTGGCTGTACAAAGGGCTAAAACCAATATTAAAAATTTACTGGATCAACGCCCAGATGAAGTTACCATTTTGGTTAATAATGATGCCAAATTGATAAAAGCTGTTGATGCGAAAATTGGTGATATTATCCAATTAAAATCAGGGGAAAAACTTGGGCTGGACGGTGTGTTGTTATCAGATTCGGCTACGTTTAATACGGCAGCACTTACGGGTGAAAGTACCCCGGATACTAAAATGAAAGATGCTGTTGTATTGGCGGGGATGATAAACATTAATACCGTTTCTCTTGTGAGAATAACAACTGTGTATAATGACAGTAAGCTTTCTAAAATTTTAGAAATGGTTCAGGATGCCACCGCCAAAAAAGCCCCTACGGAATTATTTATTCGAAAATTTGCAAAAATATATACTCCGATTGTGGTGTTTTTGGCAATTGGAATTTGTTTAATCCCAATGCTATTTGTCGAAAACTACATTTTTAACGATTGGTTGTACCGAGCCTTAATTTTCTTAGTTATTTCCTGTCCTTGTGCCTTGGTTATCTCGATTCCATTGGGTTATTTTGGCGGAATTGGGGCGGCAAGTAAAAACGGAATTCTATTCAAAGGCGCTACTTTTCTCGATACAATGGCCGCTGTTCAGATTGTCGTTATGGACAAAACAGGAACATTGACCAAAGGTGTTTTTAAAGTACAGAAAGTGGTTGCGGTAGGGATTCCTGAAGTGGATTTAGTAAAATATACTGCAGCAATTGAAACCAAATCGACTCATCCTGTAGGTACTGCCATTGTAGAATATGCAAATGGTTCGGAGAAAACGGTTACTGTTACTGATGTTGAGGAATTTGTAGGTCTCGGCATTAAAGGAAAAGTGGACGGGAACGAAATATTAGCTGGAAGTGTTAAACTGATGAAAAAATTCAACATCGGTTACGATGCCGAAATAGATGCTTCACCATTTACCATTATTATTGTTGCTATCAATCAAAAATACGTGGGCTACTTTTTGATTGCCGATGAAATAAAAGAAGATGCTAAAGAAGCAATACAAAGTTTACATCAATTGAATATCCAAACCATATTGCTTTCTGGCGATAAACAAGCGGTGGTTACTGCCGTAGCGAAGGAGCTGAATATAGACCAGGCTTTTGGAGATTTATTACCTGAAGATAAGGTTCGAAAATTAGTTGCTCTCAAAAAGAAAAATTTAATTGCTTTTGTGGGTGATGGCGTAAATGACGCTCCAGTAATCGCACTTGCCGATGCCGGAATTGCAATGGGCGGTTTAGGAAGTGATGCCGCGATAGAAACTGCCGATATTGTTATTCAAAATGACCAGCCAACCAAGATTTTTACCGCGATAAACATTGGTAAACAAACAAAGAAAATAGTATGGCAAAACATAACAATGGCTTTTGGGGTAAAAGCCGCTGTACTAATTCTTGGTGCAGGAGGATTGGCAACTATGTGGGAAGCTGTTTTTGCTGATGTAGGTGTAGCACTTTTAGCTATTTTAAATGCAGTGCGTATCCAGAAGATGAAATTTTGA
- the bshA gene encoding N-acetyl-alpha-D-glucosaminyl L-malate synthase BshA, protein MKIAIVCYPTFGGSGVVATELGLELARQGHEIHFITYSQPVRLALLNPNVHYHEVNVPEYPLFHYQPYELALSSKLVDMVKLYKIEILHVHYAIPHAYAGYMAKQMLKDEGIRIPMVTTLHGTDITLVGNHPFYKPAVSFSINKSDVVTSVSQSLKDDTYKLFNIKKDIHVIPNFIELNKNIQDPNIPCHRSVMAKGEERIITHISNFRKVKRIPDIIKIFYKIQQKIPAKLMMVGDGPEKEKAEILCQELGIQEKVIFFGNSNEIDKILSYTDLFLLPSETESFGLAALEAMAWGVPVISSNSGGLPEVNFDGVSGYLSDVGNVDEMAENAIKILSDEIVLCEFKKNALSVAEKFDIKNILPLYVDLYKKAIKKYSEESLL, encoded by the coding sequence ATGAAAATTGCAATAGTATGTTATCCTACCTTTGGAGGTAGTGGAGTTGTCGCTACAGAATTAGGGCTTGAACTAGCGCGTCAGGGCCATGAAATACATTTTATAACTTATAGTCAGCCAGTGCGTTTAGCTTTGCTGAACCCCAATGTGCATTACCACGAAGTAAATGTTCCTGAATATCCTTTGTTTCATTATCAGCCCTATGAATTGGCTTTATCAAGCAAATTGGTGGATATGGTTAAACTCTATAAAATAGAAATATTACACGTTCATTACGCCATTCCGCATGCCTATGCGGGCTATATGGCCAAACAAATGCTAAAGGATGAAGGTATTCGTATTCCAATGGTAACCACACTTCACGGTACGGATATTACATTGGTAGGGAATCATCCTTTTTATAAGCCTGCGGTGAGTTTTAGTATCAACAAATCAGATGTAGTGACTTCGGTTTCCCAAAGTTTAAAAGACGATACGTATAAGCTATTCAATATTAAAAAGGACATTCATGTAATTCCGAATTTCATTGAATTAAATAAAAATATCCAAGACCCCAATATTCCTTGCCATCGTTCAGTAATGGCCAAAGGAGAGGAACGTATTATCACACATATCAGTAACTTTAGAAAAGTAAAAAGAATTCCGGATATTATTAAAATCTTCTATAAGATTCAGCAAAAAATACCGGCTAAGTTAATGATGGTAGGGGATGGACCTGAAAAAGAAAAGGCTGAAATTTTGTGCCAAGAGTTGGGCATACAAGAAAAAGTAATCTTTTTTGGGAACAGTAATGAGATTGATAAGATTTTAAGTTACACTGATTTATTTCTACTTCCATCTGAAACGGAAAGTTTCGGTCTTGCCGCTTTGGAGGCAATGGCTTGGGGAGTCCCTGTGATTTCGAGTAATTCGGGAGGATTGCCTGAAGTGAATTTTGATGGTGTTTCAGGCTATTTGAGTGATGTGGGGAATGTAGATGAAATGGCTGAAAACGCTATAAAAATACTTAGTGATGAGATTGTTCTTTGTGAATTCAAAAAGAATGCACTCTCGGTCGCTGAAAAATTTGACATCAAAAATATTTTACCTCTTTATGTAGATTTATATAAAAAAGCAATAAAAAAATACTCGGAAGAGTCATTGTTATAA
- a CDS encoding protease complex subunit PrcB family protein: MKKTAVSLLVMFLFSCGVAKIKAPEQKDLYEVLTQQEYGGASTRFFEILTEPDEIRMLQGDSELKNKINTEDIHNANFIVLNMGEKNTGGYSIGVESVVETDKNLIITVKETNPKPDSRVTMALTNPYCVVKLNSKKEIIIK; this comes from the coding sequence ATGAAAAAAACTGCTGTATCATTACTTGTTATGTTTTTATTTTCCTGTGGAGTTGCAAAAATAAAAGCGCCAGAACAAAAGGATTTGTATGAAGTCTTGACGCAACAAGAATATGGTGGTGCCAGTACTCGTTTTTTCGAAATACTTACTGAACCGGATGAAATTAGGATGTTGCAAGGAGATTCTGAATTAAAAAATAAAATTAATACTGAAGATATTCATAATGCAAATTTTATTGTTTTGAATATGGGAGAAAAAAACACTGGAGGCTATTCAATAGGTGTGGAGAGTGTTGTAGAAACAGATAAAAATCTGATCATTACAGTAAAAGAAACTAATCCAAAACCAGATTCTCGAGTTACAATGGCATTAACCAATCCGTATTGTGTGGTTAAATTAAATTCAAAAAAAGAAATTATCATTAAATAA
- the aroC gene encoding chorismate synthase, whose translation MAGNSFGTLYKITTFGESHGEALGGIIDGCPSGIEIDLEAIQFEMSRRKPGQSAIVTQRKEPDDVQFLSGIFEGKTTGTPIGFIIPNTNQKSDDYSHIKDNYRPSHADYVYEKKYGVRDYRGGGRSSARETASRVVAGAIAKQMLADIKINAYVSSVGPIFLEKSYQELDFSKTENNPVRCPDEESAIIMEEYIREIRKNGDTVGGTVSCVIQNVPIGLGEPVFDKLHAELGKAMLSINAVKGFEYGSGFSGAKMKGSEHNDLYNPDGTTQTNLSGGIQGGISNGMDIYFNVAFKPVATIMQKQESLDNKGNITEMIGKGRHDPCVVPRAVPIVEAMAAIVLADFFLINKTYSK comes from the coding sequence ATGGCGGGAAATAGCTTTGGGACACTATATAAAATCACCACTTTTGGGGAATCCCATGGAGAAGCTTTAGGTGGGATTATAGATGGATGTCCTTCAGGAATAGAAATAGATTTAGAGGCAATTCAGTTTGAAATGTCAAGAAGAAAACCAGGGCAGTCAGCAATTGTTACCCAAAGAAAGGAGCCGGATGATGTTCAATTTTTGTCTGGAATATTTGAGGGTAAAACAACTGGAACTCCTATCGGGTTTATAATCCCAAATACCAATCAGAAATCAGATGATTATTCTCATATAAAAGATAATTACAGGCCTAGCCATGCTGATTATGTATATGAGAAAAAGTATGGAGTACGTGATTACCGTGGAGGTGGCCGCAGTTCAGCACGTGAAACGGCTAGTAGAGTTGTAGCTGGTGCTATTGCTAAACAAATGCTTGCTGACATAAAAATCAATGCATACGTTTCTTCTGTAGGGCCTATTTTTCTTGAAAAGTCCTATCAAGAATTGGATTTTTCCAAAACCGAAAATAATCCAGTACGTTGCCCTGATGAAGAATCGGCAATTATTATGGAAGAGTATATTCGTGAAATTCGAAAAAATGGAGATACGGTAGGAGGAACAGTGAGTTGCGTAATTCAAAACGTTCCTATTGGTTTAGGAGAACCTGTTTTTGACAAACTTCATGCCGAGCTTGGAAAAGCGATGCTTTCCATTAATGCTGTTAAGGGATTTGAATATGGAAGTGGCTTTAGTGGTGCCAAAATGAAGGGTAGCGAGCATAATGATTTATACAATCCTGACGGTACAACACAAACGAATCTTTCCGGAGGAATTCAAGGCGGAATTAGTAATGGAATGGATATTTATTTCAATGTAGCTTTTAAACCAGTTGCTACTATTATGCAAAAACAAGAATCCCTTGACAATAAAGGAAATATTACTGAAATGATTGGCAAAGGGAGACACGATCCTTGCGTGGTACCTCGCGCAGTACCTATTGTAGAAGCTATGGCAGCAATTGTTCTAGCTGACTTTTTTCTTATAAACAAAACCTATAGTAAATAA
- a CDS encoding efflux RND transporter periplasmic adaptor subunit, with product MKNIIVNNNSNSIRLKVYFPLLVSCFLLLASCQDKKVEEEDHDEEKSKTEVALTENQYKTVGIETGFVEERNLNTVIKANGYTTVPPQNMANISTLISGVVKDIFVLEGTFVNKGKVLATLQNLDVVEMQEDYKSAMANIEYLQLEYNRQKTLSDENVNPRKVFQEVKSKLAVERARAQAAKTKLQALHVNPNGGSSLVPIVAPISGYVGKINISKGAYAETGIPLFEVVDNTQMHLDLNVYEKDLGTIAIGQEVDFVLTNQSNKTIKGKIFGINKSFSNESKTVAVHAKINQSDTKDLISGMYVSANININNATVPALPKDAIVKDGDKYYVFVKEKGHQETDKHSEKKEDASTTEEGHHEIHFKVIEVVPGTTDMGYTEVKFVSIIPEKAEIVTKGAFYLLSTMKGGGEHEH from the coding sequence ATGAAAAATATAATAGTAAATAATAACTCGAATAGTATTCGATTAAAAGTATATTTCCCGCTTCTTGTTTCTTGTTTTTTACTTTTGGCATCTTGCCAAGATAAAAAAGTAGAGGAAGAAGATCACGATGAAGAAAAATCAAAAACAGAAGTAGCTTTAACGGAGAATCAGTATAAAACAGTAGGAATCGAAACTGGATTTGTAGAAGAAAGAAATCTAAATACGGTAATAAAAGCCAATGGATATACTACTGTTCCTCCTCAAAATATGGCTAATATCTCTACGTTGATTAGCGGTGTTGTAAAGGATATTTTTGTTTTGGAAGGTACTTTTGTTAATAAAGGGAAAGTATTGGCTACGCTTCAAAATCTGGATGTTGTGGAAATGCAGGAGGATTATAAGTCGGCTATGGCCAATATTGAATACTTGCAATTAGAATATAACCGTCAGAAAACTTTAAGCGATGAAAATGTGAACCCACGCAAAGTTTTTCAGGAAGTAAAATCGAAATTAGCTGTTGAAAGAGCCAGAGCTCAGGCTGCCAAAACTAAATTACAAGCTTTACACGTAAACCCTAATGGAGGGAGTTCTTTAGTACCAATTGTTGCTCCAATTTCAGGATATGTTGGGAAAATAAACATTTCAAAAGGCGCTTATGCCGAAACGGGGATTCCTCTTTTTGAGGTGGTTGACAATACCCAAATGCATTTAGATTTGAATGTGTATGAAAAAGATTTGGGAACCATAGCAATAGGTCAGGAAGTCGATTTTGTATTGACAAATCAATCTAACAAAACCATTAAAGGAAAGATTTTTGGTATTAACAAGTCGTTTTCCAACGAAAGTAAAACTGTTGCTGTACACGCAAAAATCAATCAGTCAGATACTAAAGATTTGATTTCAGGAATGTATGTTTCGGCTAATATTAATATCAATAATGCCACAGTTCCGGCTTTGCCAAAAGACGCAATTGTTAAAGATGGAGATAAGTATTATGTTTTTGTCAAAGAAAAAGGACATCAGGAAACAGACAAACATAGTGAAAAGAAGGAGGACGCTTCTACTACGGAGGAAGGGCATCACGAAATTCATTTCAAAGTGATTGAAGTTGTCCCAGGAACTACTGATATGGGCTATACTGAAGTAAAATTTGTTTCAATAATTCCTGAAAAAGCTGAAATTGTCACTAAAGGAGCTTTTTATTTATTATCCACAATGAAAGGTGGAGGAGAACACGAACATTAA
- a CDS encoding dicarboxylate/amino acid:cation symporter, which translates to MNTHTEEVQKKSIFANLTTQILIAMLLGGILGIIIHNTVSIEIAQSFSSKVKILATVFIRLVQMIIAPLVFTTLIVGIAKLGDVSAVGRIGGKALGWFFTASLISLLIGMFFVNFLEPGVGLNLSNIDMGTASEVTAKTQSISFENFIEHIVPKSIFEAMATNEILQIVVFSIFFGLAAASIGDYVKPVITALDKSSHIILKMVNYVMKFAPIGVFGAIAGVFAVRDFQELAFTYFKFFGSFLIGISTLWVLLILVGYMFLKSRMTVLLKRIVSPLIIAFGTTSSEAVFPKLTEELERFGVKDKIVSFMLPLGYSFNLDGSMMYMTFASIFIAQAYGIDLDLGTQMTMLLVLMLTSKGIAGVPRASLVVVAATCGMFDIPIEGIALILPIDHFCDMFRSATNVLGNALATSVVGQWEEGKEHEIASLD; encoded by the coding sequence ATGAATACACATACAGAAGAAGTTCAAAAAAAATCGATTTTCGCTAATCTGACGACTCAAATACTTATAGCAATGCTATTAGGAGGGATTTTAGGGATTATTATTCATAATACAGTTTCAATAGAAATTGCTCAATCTTTTAGTAGTAAAGTAAAAATACTGGCTACTGTTTTTATTAGATTAGTTCAAATGATTATTGCTCCTTTAGTATTTACCACTCTTATTGTTGGTATTGCTAAATTAGGAGATGTAAGTGCTGTTGGTAGAATTGGAGGAAAAGCTTTAGGTTGGTTTTTCACAGCCTCTTTAATTTCCTTGTTAATAGGAATGTTCTTCGTTAATTTTCTAGAGCCAGGAGTTGGTCTTAACTTATCAAATATTGATATGGGCACGGCATCTGAAGTTACAGCAAAAACACAAAGTATTTCTTTTGAAAATTTTATTGAGCATATTGTTCCAAAAAGTATATTTGAAGCAATGGCTACTAATGAGATTTTACAAATCGTTGTTTTTTCAATTTTCTTTGGATTAGCAGCTGCCTCAATTGGGGATTATGTTAAGCCTGTTATTACAGCTTTAGATAAAAGTTCACATATCATTTTGAAAATGGTAAACTATGTAATGAAGTTTGCTCCTATAGGTGTATTTGGAGCTATTGCAGGGGTTTTTGCAGTAAGAGACTTTCAGGAACTGGCGTTTACTTATTTCAAGTTTTTTGGTTCTTTTTTAATTGGAATTTCAACTCTTTGGGTTCTTTTAATTTTAGTAGGGTATATGTTCTTGAAAAGTAGAATGACCGTATTGCTAAAAAGAATAGTTAGTCCATTGATTATTGCTTTTGGAACTACAAGTAGTGAAGCCGTTTTTCCAAAATTGACTGAAGAATTAGAACGTTTTGGAGTAAAAGACAAGATTGTTTCTTTTATGTTGCCTTTAGGTTATTCTTTTAATCTTGACGGTAGTATGATGTATATGACTTTTGCCAGTATTTTTATTGCTCAAGCCTATGGAATTGATTTAGATCTAGGGACTCAAATGACAATGTTATTAGTGTTGATGCTTACCAGTAAAGGTATAGCAGGAGTACCTAGAGCTAGTTTAGTTGTTGTTGCGGCTACTTGTGGTATGTTTGATATTCCAATTGAAGGAATAGCTCTTATTTTGCCAATAGACCATTTCTGTGATATGTTCAGATCAGCGACTAATGTATTAGGAAATGCATTAGCTACATCGGTAGTTGGACAATGGGAAGAAGGAAAAGAACATGAAATAGCTTCTTTAGACTAA